A region from the Chelmon rostratus isolate fCheRos1 chromosome 6, fCheRos1.pri, whole genome shotgun sequence genome encodes:
- the rhcgb gene encoding ammonium transporter Rh type C-like 2 gives MGCVQSFRELCDRTKNTNVRLSLPAVCFVWQTAMIILFGVFIRYNEESDPHWIEHRKAKNISSDIENDFYFRYPSFQDVHVMIFVGFGFLMTFLKRYSFGAVGFNFLIAAFGLQWALLMQGWFHSLDYTDGKIKIGVENLINADFCVAGCLIAYGAVLGKVSPVQLMVLTLFGITLFAVEEYIILDLIHARDAGGSMVIHTFGGYYGLSISWMLYRPNLDQSSRLQGSVYHSDVFAMIGTLFLWMFWPSFNSAITDHGDGQHRAAINTYLALASTVLTTVAISSLFQKHGKLDMVHIQNSTLAGGVAVGTAAEFMLMPYGSLIVGFCCGIVSTLGYIYLTPFMEKYLKIQDTCGVHNLHAMPGVIGGIVGAITAAAASESVYGTEGLINTFDFEGSFKDMVPTRQGGHQAAGLCVAICFGVGGGIIVGCILRLPIWGDAADDNCFDDEPYWELPEDEEDIPPILQYNNHMQNKDVVESNFTMEQN, from the exons ATGGGCTGCGTTCAAAGCTTCAGGGAATTGTGTGACCGTACAAAAAATACTAATGTCCGTCTCAGCCTTCCAGCAGTTTGCTTTGTGTGGCAAACAGCCATGATCATCTTGTTTGGGGTTTTTATTCGTTACAACGAAGAATCGGATCCACACTGGATAGAGCAcagaaaagctaaaaatataTCAAGTGACATTGAGAATGACTTCTACTTCAGATATCCAA GCTTCCAGGACGTCCATGTGATGATCTTTGTTGGATTTGGCTTTCTGATGACATTCCTTAAGCGGTACAGCTTCGGCGCAGTGGGCTTCAACTTCCTCATCGCAGCCTTCGGTCTCCAATGGGCGCTGCTGATGCAAGGCTGGTTCCACTCCCTGGACTACACTGATGGAAAGATCAAAATTGGAGTTGAAAA CCTGATCAATGCTGACTTCTGTGTGGCGGGCTGCTTAATTGCCTACGGGGCGGTGCTCGGTAAAGTCAGCCCAGTCCAGCTGATGGTTCTGACTCTGTTTGGGATCACATTGTTTGCTGTGGAGGAGTATATTATCCTGGATCTCATACAT GCCAGAGATGCTGGAGGCTCCATGGTGATCCACACATTTGGAGGTTATTACGGTCTCTCCATCTCGTGGATGCTGTATCGGCCAAACCTGGACCAGAGCAGTCGTCTGCAGGGCTCCGTCTACCACTCAGATGTCTTTGCTATGATTG GAACCCTGTTCCTGTGGATGTTCTGGCCCAGCTTCAACTCAGCCATCACAGACCACGGGGacgggcagcacagagcagccatCAACACCTACCTGGCTTTGGCCTCGACGGTGCTCACTACTGTGGCCATCTCGAGCCTCTTCCAGAAACATGGAAAACTAGACATG GTCCACATCCAGAACTCCACTCTTGCTGGAGGCGTAGCGGTGGGAACTGCAGCAGAGTTCATGCTGATGCCCTACGGGTCTCTGATCGTAGGATTCTGCTGTGGTATCGTCTCTACACTGGGATACATCTACCTCACA CCGTTCATGGAGAAGTACCTGAAGATCCAAGACACATGTGGAGTCCATAACCTGCATGCCATGCCAGGAGTCATAGGTGGCATTGTGGGagccatcactgctgcagctgcatcagaGTCTGTTTACGGCACCGAAGG GCTGATTAACACCTTTGATTTTGAGGGCTCTTTCAAAGACATGGTGCCCACCCGGCAGGGTGGTCACCAGGCTGCAGGTCTCTGTGTGGCTATCTGCTTTGGCGTGGGTGGAGGCATCATTGTCG GCTGTATCTTAAGATTACCTATCTGGGGAGACGCTGCAGATGACAACTGTTTTGATGATGAGCCCTACTGGGAG CTacctgaggatgaggaggacatCCCTCCAATCCTTCAGTACAACAACCACATGCAGAACAAAGACGT agtggAGTCAAATTTCACCATGGAGCAGAACTGA